The segment CCGCTCAGCCTCGACCGCCAGCGCTGCCGCACCCGAGTCGCTGAGCCGGTAGTAGCGCCGCAACCGGCCCTCGACCGCCTCCTCCCGCTCCACCTCGATCAGTTCCTGCTCGGCGAGGCGGTCCAGCGCACCGTACAGGGTGCCCGGCTTCAGCTTGACCTCGCCGGACGACAGCTCCAGCACGGACTGGACG is part of the Actinoplanes sp. NBC_00393 genome and harbors:
- a CDS encoding PadR family transcriptional regulator, whose translation is MQEPTFLILTALAAQPLHGYGIVQSVLELSSGEVKLKPGTLYGALDRLAEQELIEVEREEAVEGRLRRYYRLSDSGAAALAVEAERLRRRAATAESQLRLRPGLSGA